The following are from one region of the Mycolicibacterium helvum genome:
- a CDS encoding oxidoreductase, with amino-acid sequence MGSSIALVGPGAIGSTVAALLYAAGHRVTLCGHTSRAQIEVRRDQPGDTIVVPGPVLTDPCDVDGRVDLVLLAVKDTHNEQAAGWLHRLCDDHTVVCVLQNGVEQVERVGEFFPSEHIVPAVVWFSAEPQPGGWVRLRTDVRLVLPDCEDAETLAAVLRPAGVTVDLDPDFSTEAWRKLLVNALAGFMVLARRRSGMFRRADIAALARRYLTECLAVARAEGAALPDTVIDEITEMFATGPQDLTTSMLTDANAGRRLEWDIRNGVIVRKAAQHGLATPVSDVVVPLLAAASDGPG; translated from the coding sequence CGATAGCGCTTGTCGGTCCGGGAGCGATTGGTTCGACCGTCGCCGCGCTGCTGTATGCGGCCGGTCATCGGGTGACGTTGTGCGGGCATACGTCCCGCGCTCAGATCGAGGTCCGCCGGGATCAGCCGGGCGACACCATCGTGGTGCCCGGCCCGGTGCTGACCGATCCCTGCGACGTCGACGGTCGCGTCGACCTGGTGTTGCTCGCGGTCAAGGACACCCACAACGAACAGGCGGCCGGCTGGCTGCACCGGTTGTGCGACGACCACACGGTGGTCTGTGTGCTGCAGAACGGCGTCGAACAGGTCGAGCGGGTCGGCGAGTTCTTTCCGTCGGAGCACATCGTGCCGGCGGTCGTCTGGTTTTCCGCAGAGCCTCAGCCGGGCGGCTGGGTGCGGCTACGTACCGATGTGCGTCTGGTGCTGCCCGACTGCGAAGACGCCGAAACCCTGGCGGCGGTGTTGCGTCCGGCGGGGGTGACAGTCGACCTGGACCCCGACTTCAGCACCGAGGCGTGGCGCAAGTTGTTGGTCAATGCGCTGGCCGGGTTCATGGTGCTGGCCCGGCGCCGATCAGGCATGTTCCGCCGCGCCGACATCGCCGCGCTCGCGCGCCGCTACCTCACCGAATGCCTGGCGGTGGCCCGTGCCGAAGGTGCCGCGCTGCCCGACACCGTGATCGACGAGATAACCGAGATGTTCGCCACCGGGCCGCAGGATCTGACCACGTCGATGCTGACCGACGCCAACGCGGGCCGCCGCCTGGAGTGGGATATCCGCAACGGTGTCATCGTTCGGAAGGCCGCTCAGCACGGGTTGGCGACGCCGGTGAGCGACGTGGTTGTTCCGTTGCTCGCCGCGGCCAGCGACGGACCCGGCTAG